The Kwoniella dendrophila CBS 6074 chromosome 1, complete sequence genome contains a region encoding:
- a CDS encoding 6-phosphogluconate dehydrogenase (decarboxylating), with the protein MADIDNEKVNDIEIGIVGSGSMGGGMTLLFSQNGSRVGCYDYEKEAVEKLMKEAKEDENVDENLVHGFTSLEKLVNAFPKASKDEKDKKPRIVVLSMPHGKGVDKIEDQILPLLEKGDIVVDGGNEWWAETEHRQAKAKDKGIQWVGMGVSGGYQSARHGPSMSPGCTKEAWEYLKPYLEKWAAKTPEGEPCVMHIGPGGSGHYVKMIHNGIEHAHLSILCEVRALLHYQLGLSNDEISNLFESWWKDGPLRGNFLIGIGFKGLRFKEGGGIEHAQDGIVEKIEDKVTQDVDLSEGTGTWSAKEIAERHVAAPAIAAAHQLRIISSDKQERSKVADNLNLPQPSKAKEAKLEKAEKDKLLDTVHTAVYGAILGAFIQGLDIITKASQDQKWNVELATCIKIWRQGCIIQSDAIAEFFLPLFEKFGPSEPLNILKSIPEIAKELAKTYDAQKKLYTIAIETDAVAPALGASLEYIKSINCRDLNTNFQELELDYFGHHNYDLKGKAEKGHEKGKYHTEFAKMPGV; encoded by the exons ATGGCAGATATCGACAACGAGAAAGTGAATGACATTGAAATTGGTATTGTCGGAAGTGGAAGTATGGGAGGG GGTATGACTTTACTATTCTCTCAAAACGGATCAAGAGTAGGATGTTACGATTATGAGAAAGAAGCGGTtgagaaattgatgaaagaagctaaagaagatgaaaacgTTGATGAGAATCTAGTTCACGGTTTTACATCTTTGGAAAAGTTGGTTAATGCTTTTCCAAAAgcatcaaaagatgaaaaagataaaaagcCTAGAATAGTAGTTCTTAGTATGCCTCACGGTAAAGGGGTggataaaattgaagatcaaatcttaccattattagaaaaaggtgaCATAGTTGtagatggtggtaatgaatGGTGGGCAGAGACTGAACATAgacaagctaaagctaaagataaaggtatacAATGGGTAGGAATGGGTGTCAGTGGTGGAT ATCAATCCGCTAGACACGGTCCTTCAATGTCACCAGGATGTACTAAAGAAGCATGGGAATACCTTAAACCATACCTAGAAAAATGGGCAGCTAAAACACCTGAAGGTGAACCATGTGTTATGCATATAGGACCAGGAGGTTCAGGTCATTATGTTAAGATGATTCATAATGGTATTGAACATGctcatttatcaattttatgtGAAGTTAGAGCTTTATTGCACTATCAACttggtttatcaaatgatgagATTTCAAATCTGTTTGAATCTTGGTGGAAAGATGGACCATTAAGAGGTAATTTCTTGATTGGTATTGGATTCAAAGGTTTAAGATTTAAGGAAGGTGGTGGTATCGAGCATGCTCAAGATGGTATTGTAGAAAAGATCGAAGATAAAGTTACTCAAGATGTTGACCTATCAGAA GGCACAGGTACATGGTCTGCAAAG GAAATTGCCGAAAGACATGTAGCGGCACCAGCAATCGCAGCAGCACACCAACTTCGTATAATCTCCTCGGACAAACAAGAAAGGTCAAAAGTTGCTGATAACCTAAACTTACCACAACCgtcaaaagcaaaagaagctaaacTCGAAAAGGCcgagaaagataaattactTGATACAGTACACACTGCGGTTTATGGAGCTATCTTAGGAGCTTTCATTCAAGGTCTAGAT ATCATCACCAAGGCATCTCAAGACCAG AAATGGAACGTCGAATTGGCCACTTGTATCAAAATTTGGAGACAAGGATGTATCATTCAGTCAG ATGCCATTGCGGAATTCTTCCTTCCTTTATTCGAGAAATTCGGTCCCTCTGAACCACTCAACATCTTGAAAAGTATTCCAGAAATAGCCAAAGAGTTGGCCAAAACTTATGATGCCCAAAAGAAGCTCTATACTATCGCTATTGAAACAGATGCTGTTGCACCAGCCCTAGGTGCTTCCCTtgaatacatcaaatcaattaattgtCGTGATCTTAACACCAATTTCCAAGAACTCGAGTTAGATT ACTTTGGTCATCACAATTACGAtcttaaaggtaaagctgagAAAGGTCACGAGAAAGGTAAATACCACACAGAATTTGCTAAAATGCCAGGAGTTTAA